Genomic segment of Bacteroides stercoris ATCC 43183:
AAGTAACGATGCCCCCCATAGTTATTTCACGTCCCACAAGGGCGGTCTTGTCCTCCAGTTCCGCCATGTGTGTGTTACAAACATATTCCAGCACCACGGCATATTCATCCAAGGGATGAGCGGAGAGATAAATGCCTACCAAGTCCCGCTCCTTGTTCAACCGGTCGAGATCACTCCAACGTTCTGCCTGCGGAATTTCGGGAGTGGCTATGTCCACTACATTTTCTCCACCGAACAGGGAGTTGACCGCTGCCGCCTTATCTGCCTGATAACGGTTGCCATAGCGCACCAATGTCTCAATAAAGACTTCATTCTTGGTATTGACGGCAAAATACTGTTCGCGCTTCAGCTCAGGAAAACTGTCAAAACCACCGGCAAGGGCAAGGCATTCCAAGTTCTTCTTGTTGCAGGCATTCAGATTGACGCGCTGCACAAAATCGAAAATACCGGTATAAGGCCCGTTCTTCGCACGCTCTTCCATGATACTTTGCACAGCACCCTCACCTACTCCCTTCACGGCACCCAATCCGAAACGGATATTACCTTCGGGGTTCACGGTAAACTTCAGGTTCGATTCGTTCACGTCGGGTCCAAGCACTTTGATGCCCATGGACTTACATTCGTCCATGAGCTTGGTTATCGTCGTTATATCGGACAAGCTTCGGCTCATTACGGCAGCCATGTACTCTGCCGGATAATTGGCTTTCAGGAACGCCGTCTGATAGGCAACCCATGAATAGCAGGTGGCATGAGACTTATTGAAAGCATAGGATGCAAACTTCTCCCAGTCCGCCCAAATCTTTTCGAGCACCTTCGCATCGTGTCCGTTCTTCTGTCCGCCAGCAATGAACTTCGGCTTCATATGATCCAGCTTGTCGCGCAGTTTCTTACCCATTGCCTTACGCAAGGCATCGGACTCACCACGGGTAAAGTCTGCCAACAAACGGGACAGAAGCATCACCTGCTCCTGATAGACGGTAATGCCGTAGGTATCTTTCAGATATTTCTCCATGATGGGAATATCATACTCGATAGGCTTGCGTCCCCATTTACGGTCGATGAAGTCAGGGATATAGTCCATAGGTCCCGGACGATAAAGAGCATTCATGGCAATCAGGTCCTCGAAAGTACTTGGCTGCAACTCGCGCAGGTATTTCTGCATGCCGGCGGACTCGAACTGGAAGGTACCGATAGTCCGTCCGTCGCAGTATAATTTATAGGTAGCGGGGTCTTTAATGGAAATCTTGTCGATATCCAACGACAGTCCCCGGTGTAAACGTACATTTTCAACGGCTTCCTTGATAATGGAAAGGGTCTTCAGTCCCAGGAAGTCCATTTTAATCAATCCGGTATCTTCAATGACCGAACCCTCGTACTGGGTAACGAGCATCTTCTCTCCCGTTTCCTTATCATCTGCCGTGCTCACAGGAACCCAGTCGGTGATGTCGTCACGACAGATAATCGTACCACAAGCATGCACACCCGTACCGCGCACGTTACCTTCCAGCATCTTGGCATACTTCAACGTATCGCGCACCAGCGGGTCGGGCGATGCTTCTGCAGCCTGAAGCTCAGGTACATAAGCGATGGCATTGGGAAGATTCAGTTTCTTATCGGGAATTTTATCGGGAACTAATTTTGCCAGACGGTCGGATTCCGACAAAGGCAGCTTTTGTACACGGGCGACATCCTTAATGGCCAGTTTGGTTGCCATAGTACCATACGTGATGATATGCGCCACCTTCTCCTGACCATACTTTTCCGTTACCCAGCGCAATACTTCACCGCGTCCGTCATCATCGAAGTCCACATCAATATCAGGCAAGGAAATACGGTCGGGATTAAGGAAACGCTCGAACAGCAGGTCGTACTGGATAGGGTCTATCTTGGTTATGCCCAAGCAGTATGCCACGGCCGAACCGGCAGCCGAACCACGTCCCGGTCCCACCGAAACGCCCAATTGCGTACGGGCGGCATTGATAAAGTCCTGTACAATCAGGAAGTAACCGGGGAAACCCATCGTCTTCATAATGTACAACTCAAAAACCAAACGTTCTTTCACTTCGTCCGACAACGGGTCACCGTAAAGCCGTTTGGCACCGTCAAATGCCAGTTTGGCAAGATAGTCGGCTTCCAATTTAATACGATAAAGTTTTTCGTAACCGCCCAAACGCTTGATTTTAGCTTTGGCGGCTTCCTCGTCCAAGACGACATTTCCGTTTTCGTCCTGCGTAAACTCGTCGAACAAATCTTTTTCCGTATATTTCCGCCTGTATTCCTCTTCCGTTCCGAAATCTTCGGGAATGGCAAAAGTAGGCATGATAGGGGCATGATCTATGGAGTAATATTCCACCTTGTCCAAAATCTCCAGTGTATTGGAAAGCGCTTCGGGAACATCGGCAAAAAGCTCGTTCATCTCCGCCTTGGTCTTCATCCATTCCTGCTTGGTGTAAAGCATACGGCTCGGGTCGTCCAGATCCTTGCCCGTACTCAAACAGATAAGGCGGTCGTGCGCCTCGGCATTCTCCTCGTCCACAAAGTGAACGTCATTGGAGCAGATTACTTTTATATTGTACTTCCTGGCATATTCCAACAGTTTGGCATTGGCTTTTTGCTGTAAAGGATAAGCCTCATGATTGGCACGGGAAACAGTTGCCTTATGACGTTGCAATTCCAGATAATAATCATCCCCGAAAAGATTCTTATACCAGCGGATGGCCTCTTCCGCTTCTTCCAACTGGTCGTTGATAATCTTTTTAGGAACCTCCCCACCGATACAGGCGGAACAGACTATCAATCCTTCATGATACTTCTCCAATTCATTGCGGTCGGTACGCGGACGCATATAGTATCCCATAGTCCATGCACGGGACACCAGCTTTATAAGATTGTGATAACCTTTTTCATTCTTCGCCAATACAATCAGGTGATAACCGCTCTGGTCGGGCTTACCCTCTTTCTTGTCCATTGTGCGGCGTGCCACATACATCTCACAACCGATAATGGGCTTGAACAGTTTATTTTCGGCTTCCGTTATTTTTGCTCTGCAAGCCGCTATCTCCGCTTCCTTATCCTCACATTCTATCTCACCGCTCTCTATGCCGGCAATCCGTTTTTTCAGGTCTTTTATCTCCCCTTTCGGACCGCTGTTCTTCTTATTGACATAGTTGGTGAATTCCTTGATACCGAACATATTGCCATGATCGGTAACGGCTATACCTTTCATACCATCCTTCATCGCCTTGTCTACCAGCCGGCTTACGCTGGCCTGACCGTCAAGAAGTGAATACTGGGTGTGTACGTGCAAATGAACAAAATCCTGCATAAATTTATCCTTTCTATAAGTGAGCATAAAGGTACGACCTATGCTACATCTAACAAAAATATTCCTCAAAAAGTTATCAACATCTGTAATTCTATGACTAAATTCTTGTTAGATTTTCAAAATAAGCCTATTTTTGCAGATAATTTGCATTAGAAAAGAATAAAACAAGATACATGGGTCGACTTAAAAAATTAAAGAAAATACGTATTCACCGTGAAGGAACACATACATTGGCCGGCAGTTTATTGTTGATACTCGCCGTAAACGCAGGGCTTTACTTCGGTTTGGAATGTAAGATTCCCTTCTACGTAGTGGCAGTTATCAGCCTTGTGGTTTATGGCATTTTAGTGAACTTCTTCCGTTGTCCTATACGTTTGTTCGGCCAGGAAAATACTGAAAAAATCGTGGTTGCCCCGGCTGACGGAAAGATTGTGGTAGTGGAAGAGGTTGAAGAAACCGAATATTTCCATGACCGCCGTATCATGGTTTCCATATTTATGAGTCTGGTCAACGTACATGCCAACTGGTATCCGGTGGACGGAACCGTGAAGTCGGTATCTCACCAGAACGGCAAGTTCATGAAAGCCTGGTTGCCCAAAGCAAGCACCGACAATGAACGTTCCACTGTAGTAATCGAAACCCCCGAAGGTGTGGAAATCATGGCACGCCAGATTGCCGGCGCCATGGCACGCCGTATCGTAACTTATGCCGAACCGGGCGAAGAGTGTTATATCGACGAACATATGGGCTTCATCAAGTTCGGTTCGCGTGTGGATGTATTCCTTCCGCTGGGTACGGAAGTTCTTGTTAAACTCGGACAACTGACTACCGGCAACCAGACCGTAATAGCAAAACTCAAGTAACAATGGCAAACTGCATTACCCGCTCCATACCGAATACCTTAACCTGCCTGAACCTGTTCTCCGGGTGTATCGCCTGCGTCATGGCTTTTGAAGCCAACTATAACCTGGCGCTTGCATTCATTATCCTCAGTGCCGTATTCGATTTTTTCGACGGCATGATGGCACGTCTGCTGAATGCACACTCTCCCATCGGCAAAGACTTGGATTCGCTGGCGGATGATGTAAGTTTCGGCGTAGCGCCCTCACTAATAGTGTTCTCTTTATTTAAAGAAATGCATTATCCGGCATCCATGGAGTTCATCGTTCCTTATATGCCTTACACAGCATTCCTTATTTCCGTATTCTCGGCGTTGCGTCTGGCTAAGTTCAACAACGACACCCGCCAGACCAGTTCTTTTATCGGCGTACCGGTTCCTGCCAATGCCCTTTTTTGGGCGTCGTTAGTGGCGGGAATACATCCCATACTTATCTCGGAGAGCTTTAATCCGCTTTATCTCTTAGCATTGGTTTGCTTGTTTTCGTGGTTGCTGGTATCGGAAATACCGATGTTCTCATTGAAATTCAAGAGCCTCTCATGGAAAGACAACAAAGTAAGTTTCAGTTTCCTGATTATCAGTATTCCGCTTCTTGTTTTTTTGAAAGTCAGTGGTTTCGCAGCGGTAATTGTATGGTACATCTTGCTGTCACTTCTCACAGGAAAGCGTAAGTAAACATTTTCTTGGCACGGTTGTTGTATTATCGTTCGCTGAAAACGAACACATAAAAAGACATTAGCCCATGTTTCATTTTTTAGGATTTTTATTTATCATTATAATCGCCATCCTGCTTATCGGACTTAGCATCATCGGCACTGTTATCCGGAGTATTTTCGGCTTGGGTAGCCGCCGCTCATCAAACACTTACCGGAACGATAATGGAAATTATCAATCCGGAAGAGGGTATTCTTTCAATGGCAGACAACAATCCGGCTCTTCTTCCAACGAAGAACCTAAAACAAGGATAAAAGAAGAAACCGCACATGGCAGGCACAAGAAACTGTTTTCCCAGGACGAGGGGGAATATGTGGATTTCGAAGAAATCAAAGAAGAATAACAATTGCAGAGAGTCATATCATTACACAATAATTATCCCGTAAGATAATTTATTTGTATTCCGCACTACAAGACAAACCTGTTATAGCGAAATTTTTCAGAAAAGTATTATCTGCGTTTTGCAGCAAAAAAGTCTTTCATTAATGCAGCGCATTCATCCGCCAATACTCCTTTCACTACCGCAGTTTTAGGATGCAAAGCCTTTGGTGCATAACGCTGGTATCCCCGTTTCTCATCTTCCGCACCAAATACCAACCGTCCCATTTGTGCCCATGCTATGGCACCGGCACACATCACGCATGGTTCAACGGTCACATAAAGAGTACATTCGTTCAGATATTTGCCACCAAGCGTAGCAGCGGCGGCAGTGATAGCCTGCATTTCGGCATGTGCAGTGACATCCGTCAGCGTTTCAGTCAGATTATGGGCACGGGCAATGATACGGTCTTTGCAAACAACAACGGCACCAACGGGCACTTCACCCCGCTCACCTGCTTTTTGCGCTTCCAAAAGCGCCTGCTTCATATAATCCGTATCTGTCATAATTCTTACTACTTGCAGTTTATCTCATTCCACATCACACATCTATCCTATTCCACCACTTCTCATCTTCGCATGTCATGCTCACCGAACAGTGTAGGATAATCTTCTTCCATATTCTTATGGATAAACATGAGAATGGTTTCCCTCAGCCAGCGCGATTTGTTCGTTATCTTATACTTCTCCAGATAACGATCCACAATCCGCAGCTCTTCTTCGCTCATCAGGCATACCATGCGCTGCTCGCGTTTAGGTTCTTCCGGTGTTGCTTTTGCACACGTTTTGTCTCTCTTTCTCATATTTCTTTGCAAAATTAGCTTTACTTCTGTAAAAACAAAGCAGAAAAAACGTATTTTTGTACTGAAAGAAAGAAAATTGTACTATGGCAATACATAATGCTCTGGGAAAAGCCGGAGAAGATGCGGTTGCGGCTTATCTGGAACATAACGGATATGTGATACGCGACCGGAACTGGCGGAAAAACCGTTTGGAACTGGACATTGTTGCCACCAAGGACAACGGACTGATTATTGTAGAAGTAAAAACCCGAAGTAACACGGAATACATCAAGCCGCAAGATGCCGTCAACTGGCAGAAAATACGCCGTATTGTCATAGCAGCCGATGCTTACGTAAAGCATTTCCGCATTGACGCCCCCGTGCGCTTCGACATCATTACAGCAGTGGGCGATGCCGGTGCTTTCAAGATAGAGCACATCAAAGAAGCATTTTACCCGCCTGTGTTTTAAAAGAACCCTAACCCCTGAATACAATGAATATAGAAACCGCCCGCGAATATTGCCTCAGTAAAAAGGCCGCAACCGAAGATACTCCTTTCGGTGAGGATTTCCTCGTTATCCGGGTAATGGGAAAGATGTTTTTATGCATCAATCTCAACACTCCCGACCGCATCACCATGAAATGCGACCCGGAATACGCGCTGGAATTGCGCGACCGCTACAATGCCGTTGAAGGAGCCTGGCACTTCAACAAGAAGTATTGGAACCAGGTGCTCCTGGACAGTGATGCAGATGACAAACTGATAAAACATCTGATAGACCACTCCTACGAAGAAGTAATAAAGAAATTCACTAAAAAAATGCGCAATGAGTATGAAGCCCTGCCCTGAAACGTTTCCTTATCCGCTGATAGTGTTGGATGAAACCGACTCAACCAACCGGTACATCAGCCAGTTATGTAATGAGTTGCAAGAATCCGTTGCCGAACTAACTACAGTTACAGCCGAATTTCAAACAGCCGGTAAAGGCCAGCGCGGCAACACCTGGGAAGCGGAAAGAGGCAAGAACCTGCTTTTCAGCTTTGTCCTCTATCCTACTTTTCTGGAAGCGCGCCGCCAGTTTATCCTATCACAAATCGTGTCTCTTTCCATCAAGGAAGAGCTGGACAGATGGTCGGACGAAATTACGATAAAGTGGCCGAATGACATTTACTGGAGAGACAAGAAAATATGCGGCATACTGATAGAGAACGACCTATCCGGACACTTCATCGGACGCAGCATTTCCGGCATCGGAATCAATATCAATCAGAATGAGTTTCACAGTGATGCCCCCAACCCGGTATCGCTGAAACAAATTACCGGTCAGGAACACGACCGCTATGAGATTTTATCGCACATACTGAAAAGGGTACAAATCTACTACAACGGTTTGCAAACGGAAGACAGCGGTACTTATACCGCCGAAATAACCGCCCGTTATGCCCGCTCCCTATTCCGCCGCAGAGGTTTTCACCCTTACGAAGATGCCGGCGGCAAATTCTCTGCCCGCCTGCTGCGTGTGGAGCAAGACGGACGTTTTGTCCTGGAAGACGAGAACGGCAAGGAACGGGAATATTTATTTAAAGAGGTGCAATACATTATCTGATTAGACAAATTGGCAAACATTATCTTTATAAAACACGTTTTGTATGAAATCAATATATAAACCCATGAAGATACAAGCCTTAATTGTAGCCGTTATAGCAAGTTTTATCTTATATGGTTGCGAAGATAATGAAGCCAACTGTTTGGAACTCTCCGAATCGTCATTCAGCAATGTCGATGGCGACGGAGCCACATTGACGGTTTCCGTAACAAGCGATGTGGAGTGGCAAATATCCAAAACGGCACAATGGTGCAACGTCACTCCAGGCAAAGGCTCCGGAAATCAGACATTGACCCTGCAAATAGAAGCCAACCCCGACAGTAAAGAGAGAAAAGTTACAGTAACAGTCGCATCACCGGCTACCAAGATGAGCAGAAAAATAGAAATCACTCAAGCAGCTGGATATACACCCATAGAACAATATCACTACAATCTGCCGGTAGTTTTCCATGTGCTTTACCAAAACAAGTCCGACGCGCAACAGTATGTCAGCCCCAACCGCCTGTCTGAAATATTGAACGCAGTAAACCGGCTTTATAAGAAGAGCGTGCAAAACGCAGACATGAACCTTACCTTTACACTCGCCACCGCAAGTCCGGATGGAGAAAAGACGGACCAGCCGGGAGTGGAATACATTTCATGGCCGGGCAGCTATCCGATAGATTGCGATGTCTTTATGAATGATGATATAAACGAAACTGCGGGAAAAGGGTATGTAAGATATGTATGGGACCCCAACAGATATATCAATATAATGGTCTACAACTTTGCCAATGAGCCCGGCAGTAATACAACGACATTAGGAATATCCCATCTGCCGTTTACCACAAAAGGGGCGAACAGCCTGGCCGGTCTCAGTGAAATCAATGTATCCCGATTGGAACTGAAGAACTTGTCCTTCCCCTATTGTGTATCCATCAACAGCCGGTTCATCAACGAAGAAAGTACGGCAACCACATACAAACCAGCAGACATTACCGTTACATTGGCTCATGAATTAGGGCATTATTTAGGATTACACCATGTATTCTCCGAAACAGAAAGAGGAAACAGTTGTGAAGATACCGACTATTGCACAGATACCCCCACCTACAATAAGGAAGCATACGATATGAATTACGCATATATCGCGGCGAATGAACCGGGAAACTTCACATTTGCCAATTTGGTGAACCGTGAGAATTGCCTGACAGGCGAATCCTTTGTCTCACACAACATCATGGATTACGCAATCAGCCATTCCGACCAATTTACTCCCGAACAGCGGGCACGCATCCGGCATGTTTTGTTATACAGTCCTCTGATACCGGGCCCCAAAGCCGTTCAGGAAGCAGACACCCGTTCTGCACCAGACGGACTTATGAAGTTGCCAATCCGTACCGCCAAATAGACATTGCTACAGGCAGGAAAAGAAAAGAGATGAACCGTCAATTATTCATCTCTTTTTCCAATTTCTTTATCCGCTCCAAGGTCTTCCCCGCTTCGGTAGACGGGAAGAGTTGAAGCACCTTCTGCAAGTACCCCTTAGCCTTGCTATACCCATTGGAGTAAATATCCGACAATCCGTTACGGTAACCGGCATACTGCATACGTGTGGGCGATACGATTTTCTTATAGTTGTCCTCCAACGTTTTCTTCTTTTGCTCGGCTTGCAGGTAGTAATAGTTGCCCAAAAATATATTTGCCTGAAGATTATCGGCATCCAAAGCCAGCACTTTCTCATAGAGCTTCATCGCGTCTTTCGTTTCACCGCGCATCATCTGCATCTCTGCACAGGCTACAAGTGCGGAAACATCTTCCGGATAATACTGCAGCCACTCCTTATAAAAAAGGTATGCCTTGTCGTAATTCCGTTTGTCTCTGTAGCAAACGGCCAGTTCCTGCGCAAGCCGCGGAGCTGCCGCAGTGGCTTTTCCAACGCTTGTCCAATAGAACATCTCCGTCTGTCCCGCATCCGCATCGGCAGCCTGACGGAACAGACTCACGGCATAATCGTCCTTACCTGCCGACAAGGCATCAGCCACCTTCTGCAACAATACATCTGCCGATTGTGCCAAAAGCGTCATCGGACACAGCAGGAGTCCGAAGAAAAGAAAAGTCAAGGTTTTCATTTTAAAGTGTATATAGTTAAACAGCCTGAAATATCCCAATAGAAATTCATCTACAA
This window contains:
- the dnaE gene encoding DNA polymerase III subunit alpha; amino-acid sequence: MQDFVHLHVHTQYSLLDGQASVSRLVDKAMKDGMKGIAVTDHGNMFGIKEFTNYVNKKNSGPKGEIKDLKKRIAGIESGEIECEDKEAEIAACRAKITEAENKLFKPIIGCEMYVARRTMDKKEGKPDQSGYHLIVLAKNEKGYHNLIKLVSRAWTMGYYMRPRTDRNELEKYHEGLIVCSACIGGEVPKKIINDQLEEAEEAIRWYKNLFGDDYYLELQRHKATVSRANHEAYPLQQKANAKLLEYARKYNIKVICSNDVHFVDEENAEAHDRLICLSTGKDLDDPSRMLYTKQEWMKTKAEMNELFADVPEALSNTLEILDKVEYYSIDHAPIMPTFAIPEDFGTEEEYRRKYTEKDLFDEFTQDENGNVVLDEEAAKAKIKRLGGYEKLYRIKLEADYLAKLAFDGAKRLYGDPLSDEVKERLVFELYIMKTMGFPGYFLIVQDFINAARTQLGVSVGPGRGSAAGSAVAYCLGITKIDPIQYDLLFERFLNPDRISLPDIDVDFDDDGRGEVLRWVTEKYGQEKVAHIITYGTMATKLAIKDVARVQKLPLSESDRLAKLVPDKIPDKKLNLPNAIAYVPELQAAEASPDPLVRDTLKYAKMLEGNVRGTGVHACGTIICRDDITDWVPVSTADDKETGEKMLVTQYEGSVIEDTGLIKMDFLGLKTLSIIKEAVENVRLHRGLSLDIDKISIKDPATYKLYCDGRTIGTFQFESAGMQKYLRELQPSTFEDLIAMNALYRPGPMDYIPDFIDRKWGRKPIEYDIPIMEKYLKDTYGITVYQEQVMLLSRLLADFTRGESDALRKAMGKKLRDKLDHMKPKFIAGGQKNGHDAKVLEKIWADWEKFASYAFNKSHATCYSWVAYQTAFLKANYPAEYMAAVMSRSLSDITTITKLMDECKSMGIKVLGPDVNESNLKFTVNPEGNIRFGLGAVKGVGEGAVQSIMEERAKNGPYTGIFDFVQRVNLNACNKKNLECLALAGGFDSFPELKREQYFAVNTKNEVFIETLVRYGNRYQADKAAAVNSLFGGENVVDIATPEIPQAERWSDLDRLNKERDLVGIYLSAHPLDEYAVVLEYVCNTHMAELEDKTALVGREITMGGIVTSVRRGISKNGNPYGIAKIEDYSGSAELPFFGNDWVTYQGYLGERTFLYIKARCQPKQWRQDELELKITSMELLPDVKEKLIEKITILIPLGVLNKALVTELAELTKERPGTTELYFKVTDPESKMTLDLVSRPVKLSVGRELISYLKERPELDFRIN
- a CDS encoding phosphatidylserine decarboxylase family protein, whose translation is MGRLKKLKKIRIHREGTHTLAGSLLLILAVNAGLYFGLECKIPFYVVAVISLVVYGILVNFFRCPIRLFGQENTEKIVVAPADGKIVVVEEVEETEYFHDRRIMVSIFMSLVNVHANWYPVDGTVKSVSHQNGKFMKAWLPKASTDNERSTVVIETPEGVEIMARQIAGAMARRIVTYAEPGEECYIDEHMGFIKFGSRVDVFLPLGTEVLVKLGQLTTGNQTVIAKLK
- the pssA gene encoding CDP-diacylglycerol--serine O-phosphatidyltransferase; this encodes MANCITRSIPNTLTCLNLFSGCIACVMAFEANYNLALAFIILSAVFDFFDGMMARLLNAHSPIGKDLDSLADDVSFGVAPSLIVFSLFKEMHYPASMEFIVPYMPYTAFLISVFSALRLAKFNNDTRQTSSFIGVPVPANALFWASLVAGIHPILISESFNPLYLLALVCLFSWLLVSEIPMFSLKFKSLSWKDNKVSFSFLIISIPLLVFLKVSGFAAVIVWYILLSLLTGKRK
- a CDS encoding DUF4834 family protein, which codes for MFHFLGFLFIIIIAILLIGLSIIGTVIRSIFGLGSRRSSNTYRNDNGNYQSGRGYSFNGRQQSGSSSNEEPKTRIKEETAHGRHKKLFSQDEGEYVDFEEIKEE
- a CDS encoding nucleoside deaminase, translating into MTDTDYMKQALLEAQKAGERGEVPVGAVVVCKDRIIARAHNLTETLTDVTAHAEMQAITAAAATLGGKYLNECTLYVTVEPCVMCAGAIAWAQMGRLVFGAEDEKRGYQRYAPKALHPKTAVVKGVLADECAALMKDFFAAKRR
- a CDS encoding YraN family protein, whose protein sequence is MAIHNALGKAGEDAVAAYLEHNGYVIRDRNWRKNRLELDIVATKDNGLIIVEVKTRSNTEYIKPQDAVNWQKIRRIVIAADAYVKHFRIDAPVRFDIITAVGDAGAFKIEHIKEAFYPPVF
- a CDS encoding MmcQ/YjbR family DNA-binding protein; protein product: MNIETAREYCLSKKAATEDTPFGEDFLVIRVMGKMFLCINLNTPDRITMKCDPEYALELRDRYNAVEGAWHFNKKYWNQVLLDSDADDKLIKHLIDHSYEEVIKKFTKKMRNEYEALP
- a CDS encoding biotin--[acetyl-CoA-carboxylase] ligase: MKPCPETFPYPLIVLDETDSTNRYISQLCNELQESVAELTTVTAEFQTAGKGQRGNTWEAERGKNLLFSFVLYPTFLEARRQFILSQIVSLSIKEELDRWSDEITIKWPNDIYWRDKKICGILIENDLSGHFIGRSISGIGININQNEFHSDAPNPVSLKQITGQEHDRYEILSHILKRVQIYYNGLQTEDSGTYTAEITARYARSLFRRRGFHPYEDAGGKFSARLLRVEQDGRFVLEDENGKEREYLFKEVQYII
- a CDS encoding zinc-dependent metalloproteinase lipoprotein — protein: MKSIYKPMKIQALIVAVIASFILYGCEDNEANCLELSESSFSNVDGDGATLTVSVTSDVEWQISKTAQWCNVTPGKGSGNQTLTLQIEANPDSKERKVTVTVASPATKMSRKIEITQAAGYTPIEQYHYNLPVVFHVLYQNKSDAQQYVSPNRLSEILNAVNRLYKKSVQNADMNLTFTLATASPDGEKTDQPGVEYISWPGSYPIDCDVFMNDDINETAGKGYVRYVWDPNRYINIMVYNFANEPGSNTTTLGISHLPFTTKGANSLAGLSEINVSRLELKNLSFPYCVSINSRFINEESTATTYKPADITVTLAHELGHYLGLHHVFSETERGNSCEDTDYCTDTPTYNKEAYDMNYAYIAANEPGNFTFANLVNRENCLTGESFVSHNIMDYAISHSDQFTPEQRARIRHVLLYSPLIPGPKAVQEADTRSAPDGLMKLPIRTAK
- a CDS encoding tetratricopeptide repeat protein, whose amino-acid sequence is MKTLTFLFFGLLLCPMTLLAQSADVLLQKVADALSAGKDDYAVSLFRQAADADAGQTEMFYWTSVGKATAAAPRLAQELAVCYRDKRNYDKAYLFYKEWLQYYPEDVSALVACAEMQMMRGETKDAMKLYEKVLALDADNLQANIFLGNYYYLQAEQKKKTLEDNYKKIVSPTRMQYAGYRNGLSDIYSNGYSKAKGYLQKVLQLFPSTEAGKTLERIKKLEKEMNN